One part of the Mycolicibacterium aromaticivorans JS19b1 = JCM 16368 genome encodes these proteins:
- the fmdA gene encoding formamidase, whose protein sequence is MPELLFPLDSTKKFTDQQIVGHNRWHPDIPAAVTVKPGTSFRAHCREWFDGAIVNDDSAQDILNAPLKGVHCLSGPFAIEGAEPGDLLIVDILDVGPIPQEDSGPLAGQGWGYTGIFAKENGGGFLTDQFPDAYKAIWDFSGQSATSRHVPGVKYTGIVHPGLMGTAPSAALLAKWNAREGALIATDPERVPPLALPPEPQDAILGSLTGTAFTKAAAEAARTAPPRENGGNQDIKNLTKGTRVFYPVFVPGANLSFGDLHFSQGDGEITFCGAIEMGGFLDLHVDLIKGGMDTYGVHENAIFMPGNTDPQYSEWIAFSGTSVTLDGEQKYLDSDLAYRRACLHAIDYLTKFGYRPEQAYLLLGSAPIEGRLSGVVDIPNSCATVYIPTAIFEFPVAPCAAGPHQIDPGMGAPHAAF, encoded by the coding sequence GTGCCCGAACTGCTCTTCCCATTGGACTCGACGAAGAAGTTCACCGACCAGCAGATCGTCGGACACAACCGCTGGCACCCCGACATTCCCGCGGCCGTCACGGTCAAACCGGGCACCAGCTTTCGGGCTCATTGCCGAGAATGGTTCGACGGCGCCATCGTCAACGACGATTCCGCACAGGACATCCTGAACGCCCCGCTCAAGGGCGTGCACTGCTTGTCGGGTCCGTTCGCCATCGAGGGTGCCGAACCCGGCGATCTGCTGATCGTCGACATCCTGGATGTGGGGCCCATCCCCCAGGAAGACTCCGGGCCGCTGGCCGGACAGGGCTGGGGCTACACCGGCATCTTCGCCAAGGAGAACGGCGGCGGATTCCTCACTGACCAGTTCCCCGACGCCTACAAGGCGATTTGGGATTTCTCCGGCCAGAGCGCGACCTCCCGGCACGTCCCCGGAGTCAAGTACACCGGCATCGTGCATCCCGGTCTGATGGGTACCGCGCCCTCGGCCGCGCTCCTGGCCAAGTGGAACGCGCGCGAGGGCGCGTTGATTGCGACGGACCCCGAGCGGGTGCCGCCGCTGGCGCTCCCCCCGGAACCGCAGGACGCCATCCTCGGCAGCCTGACCGGTACCGCCTTCACCAAGGCCGCCGCCGAGGCCGCCCGCACCGCACCGCCCCGGGAGAATGGCGGCAACCAGGACATCAAGAATCTGACCAAGGGCACCCGGGTCTTCTATCCGGTGTTCGTGCCCGGGGCGAACCTGTCGTTCGGCGACCTGCACTTCTCCCAGGGCGACGGCGAGATCACCTTCTGCGGCGCCATCGAGATGGGCGGATTCCTGGACTTGCATGTCGATCTCATCAAGGGCGGCATGGACACCTACGGCGTGCACGAGAACGCGATCTTCATGCCCGGCAACACCGATCCGCAGTATTCGGAGTGGATCGCGTTCTCGGGAACGTCGGTCACTCTCGACGGCGAACAGAAGTATCTGGATTCCGATCTGGCCTACCGGCGGGCCTGCCTGCACGCCATCGACTACCTGACCAAGTTCGGCTACCGTCCCGAACAGGCGTATCTGTTGTTGGGTTCAGCGCCCATCGAAGGCCGGCTGTCCGGAGTGGTAGATATCCCGAATTCGTGTGCCACGGTGTATATCCCGACGGCGATCTTCGAGTTCCCCGTCGCACCGTGTGCGGCCGGCCCCCATCAGATCGATCCGGGCATGGGCGCCCCACACGCCGCGTTCTGA
- a CDS encoding MarR family winged helix-turn-helix transcriptional regulator, with amino-acid sequence MNAISDAPGAIEELSRLAKTVVHELDRAVAAELDGMTVAQWHVLSALAGGQGKAMSALGAATLLPGPSLTRLIDGMVDDNLVLRKVDVADRRRVLVYQTRRGTAAYQRVRARLAKSDELVHLVARHADLSARLGEALAAIRGQDLASI; translated from the coding sequence ATGAACGCCATCTCAGACGCACCAGGAGCCATCGAAGAACTGTCGCGTCTGGCGAAAACGGTCGTGCACGAACTGGATCGCGCGGTGGCCGCCGAGCTGGACGGCATGACGGTGGCACAGTGGCATGTGCTGAGTGCCCTGGCCGGGGGTCAGGGTAAGGCGATGTCGGCCCTTGGTGCCGCGACGCTCTTGCCCGGTCCCAGTCTGACGCGGCTGATCGACGGCATGGTCGACGACAATCTGGTGTTGCGCAAGGTCGATGTCGCCGACCGGCGCCGGGTGCTCGTGTACCAGACCCGGCGTGGGACGGCGGCCTATCAGCGGGTTCGTGCCCGGCTGGCGAAATCCGACGAATTGGTCCACCTGGTGGCCCGGCACGCCGACTTGTCCGCGCGCCTGGGCGAGGCCCTGGCGGCGATTCGCGGCCAGGACCTCGCGTCGATCTGA
- a CDS encoding substrate-binding domain-containing protein — MERNRDAVDIALVVPLSGPAGIFGPSCEVSAELAVADINGAGGILDRPVRVHPVDAGAPLWALSAQVRRLIDTGRIDAVVGWHLSNARQVITPHTAGRVPYVYTTFYEGGENNAGVYMVGETPQQQLFPALQWLRSNRDIQRWCIVGNDYIWPRQTAAVTRDYMRANGLDFVGDSFVPLGARDFRKPLQLIGSSAADGVLVLMVGTDNAAFNRAFARAGLQENKIRLSLMIGEDVLSASGADCTRGLYTACGYFESLVTPESMGFGSRYEQRFGEAAPALNNIGESCYEGLLLLSALAGAAGSLQVRAIDQVRSTVSYQGPRGEVAMRGTHTHQPVFLADAADMEFRVIDQLSA; from the coding sequence ATGGAACGCAACCGCGATGCGGTCGATATCGCGCTGGTGGTGCCGCTAAGCGGGCCCGCGGGCATTTTCGGACCGTCGTGCGAGGTCAGTGCCGAACTCGCCGTCGCCGACATCAACGGCGCCGGCGGCATTCTCGATCGACCCGTACGCGTGCACCCCGTCGATGCGGGCGCTCCGCTGTGGGCGTTGTCGGCCCAGGTCCGGCGCCTGATCGACACCGGCAGGATCGATGCCGTGGTGGGGTGGCACCTGTCCAATGCCCGCCAGGTCATCACCCCGCACACTGCCGGCCGGGTGCCCTACGTCTACACCACGTTCTACGAGGGCGGCGAGAACAACGCCGGCGTCTACATGGTCGGCGAGACGCCGCAGCAGCAACTCTTCCCCGCTCTTCAGTGGCTGCGTTCCAATCGAGACATCCAGCGGTGGTGCATCGTCGGCAACGATTACATCTGGCCGCGGCAGACCGCGGCCGTTACCCGCGACTACATGCGCGCCAACGGTCTGGATTTCGTCGGCGACTCATTCGTCCCGCTGGGCGCCCGAGATTTCCGGAAACCGCTGCAGCTCATCGGGTCCTCTGCTGCAGACGGAGTGCTGGTGTTGATGGTGGGTACCGACAACGCTGCATTCAATCGAGCGTTCGCCCGCGCCGGATTGCAGGAGAACAAGATCCGGCTGTCGTTGATGATCGGGGAAGATGTGCTCAGCGCCAGCGGCGCGGACTGCACGCGGGGGCTCTACACCGCCTGCGGATACTTCGAGAGCCTGGTGACGCCGGAAAGCATGGGTTTCGGATCACGTTACGAGCAGCGATTCGGCGAGGCCGCGCCGGCGCTGAACAATATCGGCGAGTCCTGTTATGAAGGGCTGCTTCTACTTTCGGCGTTGGCAGGCGCGGCAGGAAGTCTTCAGGTTCGGGCAATCGATCAGGTGCGCTCCACGGTGTCCTACCAGGGGCCGCGCGGGGAAGTTGCGATGCGCGGCACCCACACCCACCAACCCGTCTTCCTCGCCGACGCCGCCGACATGGAATTCCGGGTCATCGATCAGCTCAGCGCTTGA
- a CDS encoding purine-cytosine permease family protein: MTSSEQPVGEVQLHPAGAPPGSGPWTRFVTWASQDTIEDFSLRYAPKSFRKWSPMACAIAALGGIAYLADYSIGASIAVTHGSASAVVAILVAAVTIFLTGIPIAYYAAKYNIDMDLLTRGAGFGYFGSTLTSLIYASFCFIFFALEGAIMAQAMKLAFGLPLALGYIIGSLIIIPLVLYGMTALAKFQVWTQPLWLALFVAPIAFIAYADPSGFEGFLSWAGNGGTERATAIGVGAGAGVALSLIAQIGEQVDYLRFMPEKSETPAWRWWGAVLAAGPGWVVLGAAKQICGAFLAFYVAGKVGFSAATEPIEQFLGGFGSVIHNNTAALAVATLMVLLSQIKINVTNAYSGSLSWSNFFSRVLHVHPGRVVYLALHIAIALSLMLGNMFAVLNTILGFYSNVAIAWVGAIVADLIINKPLLKLSPPYVEFKRAYLYSINPVGFVSMMVGSVFSILAFFNMFGPFMAAWSPYLALSLAFALSPVICVITKGKYYLARPNPLREEIEKEPLWAGQTLIDVVDQRSYELPDMVHDCPFHHGAISSLTCTLTKECHDMCKKPESAAVHSISEEVSSPAV; the protein is encoded by the coding sequence ATGACTTCATCTGAGCAACCGGTCGGCGAAGTGCAGCTGCACCCTGCCGGCGCACCGCCGGGCTCCGGGCCCTGGACCCGATTCGTCACCTGGGCGAGTCAGGACACCATCGAAGACTTCTCATTGCGGTACGCCCCCAAATCATTTCGCAAATGGAGCCCGATGGCGTGTGCGATTGCGGCGCTCGGCGGAATCGCTTATCTCGCCGACTATTCGATCGGCGCGTCCATCGCGGTCACTCACGGGTCAGCGAGTGCTGTGGTGGCCATCCTGGTGGCGGCGGTGACGATCTTCCTCACCGGGATCCCCATCGCCTATTACGCCGCGAAGTACAACATCGACATGGATCTACTCACGCGCGGAGCGGGTTTCGGGTACTTCGGATCGACTCTGACCAGTCTGATCTATGCCAGCTTCTGCTTCATCTTCTTCGCGCTCGAAGGTGCCATCATGGCCCAGGCGATGAAGTTGGCGTTCGGTCTTCCGTTGGCGTTGGGCTACATCATCGGATCGCTGATCATCATCCCGCTCGTGCTCTACGGAATGACCGCGCTGGCCAAGTTTCAGGTCTGGACGCAGCCCCTGTGGCTGGCGTTGTTCGTGGCACCCATTGCATTCATCGCCTATGCCGACCCCTCCGGCTTCGAGGGATTCCTCTCCTGGGCCGGCAACGGAGGCACCGAGCGGGCGACCGCGATCGGTGTCGGCGCGGGCGCGGGCGTGGCCCTGTCGCTGATCGCGCAGATCGGTGAGCAGGTCGACTATCTGCGGTTCATGCCGGAGAAGTCGGAAACGCCCGCGTGGCGCTGGTGGGGTGCGGTGCTGGCCGCCGGCCCCGGTTGGGTGGTTCTGGGTGCGGCCAAACAGATCTGTGGGGCCTTTTTAGCGTTCTACGTCGCCGGAAAGGTGGGATTCTCGGCGGCCACCGAGCCGATCGAACAATTCCTCGGCGGATTCGGATCGGTGATTCACAACAACACCGCGGCGCTGGCAGTGGCGACGTTGATGGTGCTGCTCTCACAGATCAAGATCAACGTGACCAACGCCTATTCGGGTTCGTTGTCGTGGTCGAACTTCTTCTCGCGGGTGCTGCACGTCCACCCCGGGCGCGTCGTGTACCTCGCATTGCACATCGCGATAGCCCTGTCGTTGATGCTGGGCAATATGTTTGCGGTGCTCAACACGATCCTCGGGTTCTACTCGAATGTCGCGATCGCCTGGGTCGGCGCGATCGTGGCCGATCTGATCATCAACAAGCCCCTGCTCAAACTCAGTCCGCCCTACGTGGAGTTCAAGCGGGCCTACCTGTACAGCATCAACCCGGTGGGCTTCGTGTCCATGATGGTGGGGTCGGTGTTCTCGATCCTGGCCTTCTTCAACATGTTCGGCCCATTCATGGCCGCATGGTCACCGTATCTGGCGCTGTCCCTGGCGTTCGCGCTCTCGCCGGTCATCTGCGTCATCACCAAGGGCAAGTATTACCTGGCCCGGCCCAACCCGTTGCGCGAGGAGATCGAGAAGGAGCCGTTATGGGCAGGGCAGACTCTGATCGACGTCGTCGACCAGAGAAGTTACGAACTGCCGGACATGGTGCACGACTGCCCGTTCCATCACGGCGCGATCTCATCGCTGACGTGCACTCTGACCAAGGAGTGCCACGATATGTGTAAGAAGCCCGAAAGCGCTGCAGTGCATTCGATTTCGGAGGAGGTCAGTAGTCCGGCCGTCTAG
- a CDS encoding ammonium transporter has product MDTGTTAFMLCCIIGLTMMIPGLALFYGGMVSVKSSTNMMMMTFGAVAIVGVLWILFGFSMTFGTSYGGFVGSLTEFAGMKNLLESQTTISGLPVSLFALFQALFAAITVALVSGAAADRMKFAAWMVFATLWAVLCYFPVAHWVFAFNGVVTPDAVGGWIANNLKAIDFAGGTAVHINAGAAALAVAIVLGKGASWGKLRKPHNVPLTLLGAGLLWAGWYAFNGGSALAAGNSAAIVMVTTFVATCAATLAWLAVEKFKDGHVTGVGAAAGAITGLVAITPACGSVTPVGAIILGLVAGAICPFAVGLKEKFGYDDSLDVVGVHLVGGVIGTLLIGFLASDTMPNKVNGFFYGGGFDQLWRQAVAAGAVMIYSFVIAFVIAWAIKKTMGIRISSEEEEKGIDTHVHRDPAYELEYA; this is encoded by the coding sequence ATGGATACAGGGACCACAGCATTCATGCTGTGTTGCATCATCGGGCTGACGATGATGATCCCGGGCCTGGCGCTGTTCTACGGCGGCATGGTCTCGGTCAAAAGCTCCACCAACATGATGATGATGACGTTCGGCGCCGTGGCCATCGTCGGCGTGCTCTGGATTTTGTTCGGCTTCTCCATGACGTTCGGGACGTCCTACGGCGGATTCGTCGGCAGCCTGACCGAATTCGCCGGCATGAAGAACCTGCTGGAATCGCAGACCACGATCTCCGGCCTGCCGGTCAGTCTGTTCGCGTTGTTCCAGGCACTGTTTGCGGCGATCACGGTCGCACTGGTCTCCGGCGCGGCGGCCGACCGAATGAAGTTCGCGGCCTGGATGGTCTTCGCGACCCTGTGGGCGGTTCTCTGCTACTTCCCCGTCGCGCACTGGGTATTCGCATTCAACGGCGTCGTCACCCCGGACGCAGTCGGCGGCTGGATTGCCAACAACCTCAAGGCAATTGACTTCGCCGGTGGCACAGCGGTGCATATCAACGCCGGTGCAGCCGCTCTGGCGGTCGCCATAGTGCTCGGCAAGGGCGCCAGCTGGGGCAAGCTGCGCAAGCCGCACAACGTCCCGCTGACACTGCTCGGCGCCGGACTGCTGTGGGCCGGCTGGTATGCCTTCAACGGCGGTTCGGCTCTGGCCGCGGGCAATTCGGCGGCCATCGTCATGGTCACCACCTTCGTCGCAACCTGCGCCGCCACGCTCGCCTGGCTGGCAGTGGAGAAGTTCAAAGACGGCCACGTCACCGGCGTCGGTGCGGCGGCGGGTGCCATCACCGGCCTGGTCGCGATCACCCCGGCCTGTGGTTCGGTGACGCCGGTCGGCGCGATCATTCTCGGCCTCGTCGCGGGCGCCATCTGTCCGTTCGCCGTGGGCCTCAAAGAGAAGTTCGGCTATGACGATTCGCTCGACGTTGTCGGCGTGCACCTCGTCGGTGGTGTCATCGGCACCCTGCTGATCGGCTTCCTGGCCAGCGACACAATGCCGAACAAGGTCAACGGCTTCTTCTACGGCGGCGGTTTCGACCAGCTGTGGCGACAAGCCGTGGCGGCCGGTGCGGTGATGATCTATTCGTTCGTTATCGCGTTCGTCATCGCATGGGCCATCAAGAAGACGATGGGTATCCGCATCTCCTCCGAAGAAGAGGAGAAGGGTATCGACACCCACGTCCACCGCGACCCGGCGTACGAGCTCGAGTACGCCTGA
- the glnT gene encoding type III glutamate--ammonia ligase, with the protein MSATLAELAEASATKFILALFVDLRGKPCAKLVPVEAVDLLATEGVGFAGYAVGAMGQEPKDPDLMAMPDPESFTPIPFIKDGLAIVHCDPHVEGRPWPYAPRVILKSLIQRAADAGFEPWVGAEVEYFLLTRGADGTLATADTADTAAQPCYDARGVTRMYDHLTAISTAMNTLGWSNYANDHEDGNGQFEQNFQFADALTTADRVVTLRYLLSMIAAERGMVATFMPKPFSDRTGSGLHLHLSLTCGGTPVFPEESDDRGLGLSPTAYAFIGGILDHACALQAVVGPTVNSYKRTGALTTASGASWAPRLPTYGGNDRTHYIRVPDSQRVELRGGDGSANPYLAIAAALGAGIDGIKRSTDPGAIGNTDGRTALPPTLLHAVEEFEGDPVVTGVLDTVGDGVASYFAGIKRDEFFAYHSAVSPWEVDQYLTAF; encoded by the coding sequence ATGTCTGCCACCCTCGCTGAGCTGGCCGAGGCCTCAGCAACCAAGTTCATCCTCGCGCTGTTCGTCGACCTCCGCGGGAAGCCCTGTGCCAAGCTGGTTCCCGTCGAGGCCGTCGATCTACTGGCGACCGAGGGTGTCGGCTTCGCCGGATACGCCGTCGGTGCAATGGGTCAGGAGCCCAAAGACCCTGACCTCATGGCAATGCCCGACCCCGAGTCGTTCACCCCGATCCCGTTCATCAAGGACGGCCTGGCGATCGTGCACTGCGATCCGCACGTCGAGGGCCGGCCGTGGCCGTATGCGCCGCGCGTCATCCTCAAGTCGCTGATCCAGCGGGCTGCCGATGCAGGCTTCGAGCCCTGGGTCGGCGCGGAAGTCGAATACTTCCTGCTGACCCGCGGCGCGGACGGCACACTGGCCACCGCCGACACTGCCGACACCGCGGCGCAGCCGTGTTACGACGCGCGCGGTGTGACCCGGATGTACGACCACCTCACCGCGATCTCGACCGCGATGAACACCCTCGGCTGGTCCAACTACGCCAATGACCACGAAGACGGCAACGGCCAGTTCGAGCAGAACTTCCAATTCGCCGACGCGCTGACCACAGCCGACCGGGTGGTGACACTGCGCTACCTGCTGTCGATGATCGCCGCCGAGCGCGGCATGGTGGCCACGTTCATGCCCAAACCCTTCTCCGACCGGACCGGGAGCGGCCTGCATCTGCACCTGTCGCTGACTTGTGGGGGCACACCGGTGTTCCCCGAGGAGTCCGACGATCGCGGGCTGGGACTGTCGCCGACCGCGTATGCGTTCATCGGCGGCATCCTCGACCACGCCTGCGCCCTGCAGGCCGTCGTCGGGCCAACGGTCAACTCCTACAAGCGAACCGGAGCACTGACGACGGCCTCCGGGGCCTCCTGGGCTCCGCGCCTGCCCACCTACGGCGGCAATGACCGCACCCACTACATCCGGGTGCCGGACTCTCAGCGAGTGGAGCTACGCGGCGGCGACGGCTCGGCCAACCCGTACCTGGCCATCGCGGCCGCGCTCGGCGCCGGTATCGACGGCATCAAACGCAGCACCGACCCCGGCGCGATCGGCAACACCGACGGCCGCACCGCCCTGCCGCCCACCTTGCTGCACGCCGTCGAAGAGTTCGAGGGTGACCCGGTGGTCACCGGTGTGCTCGACACCGTAGGCGATGGGGTTGCCAGTTACTTCGCCGGTATCAAGCGGGACGAATTCTTCGCCTACCACAGCGCGGTCAGTCCGTGGGAAGTCGACCAGTACCTGACCGCATTCTGA
- a CDS encoding glutamine amidotransferase: MCGIVGLHLRDPQLYPRLGELLTGMLCEMSDRGSDSAGVAVYGDPRWSPPGKGTVSVLDVDDSPDQMAEALHAALGEVSVHRVDETLLVSADVAAETLHAAITAHYPHALIAGFGANVAVLKGVGHPKALTEAWGLAHAQGWQGVGHTRMATESAVIPAGAHPYAVGPDQCLVHNGSFANHATIRRDLRARSVVFDSENDTEVGARFVADQLARGRDVETALKELCATFDGFYTLLVSNHDSFAVVRDAIACKPAVIAETDEWVAMGSEYRALAGLPGVEKAVIWEPEPEVVYAWTR; encoded by the coding sequence ATGTGTGGGATCGTGGGTCTGCACCTGCGCGACCCCCAGCTCTACCCCCGGCTCGGTGAACTGCTGACCGGCATGCTGTGTGAAATGTCGGACCGGGGAAGCGATTCCGCCGGAGTAGCCGTCTACGGTGATCCACGCTGGTCACCGCCGGGGAAGGGCACCGTCTCGGTGCTCGACGTCGACGACAGCCCCGACCAGATGGCCGAGGCGCTCCATGCGGCGCTCGGCGAGGTATCGGTGCACCGCGTCGACGAAACACTGTTGGTGTCGGCCGATGTCGCAGCCGAGACGCTGCATGCGGCGATCACGGCGCACTACCCGCATGCGCTGATCGCGGGGTTCGGCGCAAATGTGGCTGTGCTCAAGGGAGTCGGGCATCCGAAAGCCCTCACCGAGGCATGGGGACTGGCTCATGCGCAGGGCTGGCAAGGGGTGGGTCACACCAGGATGGCCACCGAGTCGGCAGTGATACCGGCCGGCGCACATCCCTACGCGGTCGGTCCGGACCAGTGCCTGGTCCACAACGGATCATTCGCCAACCACGCCACCATCCGTCGCGACCTCCGGGCCCGGAGTGTCGTCTTCGACAGCGAGAATGACACCGAAGTCGGTGCGCGCTTCGTGGCCGACCAGCTGGCCCGGGGCCGCGACGTCGAGACCGCGCTCAAGGAGTTGTGTGCCACCTTCGACGGCTTCTACACGCTGCTGGTGTCCAACCACGACTCGTTCGCCGTTGTCCGGGACGCCATCGCCTGCAAGCCGGCGGTGATCGCCGAGACCGACGAGTGGGTGGCAATGGGCAGCGAATACCGCGCGCTGGCAGGACTTCCCGGCGTCGAGAAGGCGGTCATCTGGGAGCCAGAACCAGAGGTGGTGTACGCATGGACGAGGTGA
- a CDS encoding protein glxC yields the protein MDEVMTFDLASTPLREVNAALHAPGLSGEVAITNPAGAHNVAVGVDAPIRVRIDGHVGYYAAGMNKQAEVIVDGNAGTGVAENMMSGTVWVKGNASQSAGATAHGGLLVIEGDAAARCGISMKGADIVVGGSVGHMSAFMAQAGRLVIRGDAGEALGDSIYEARLYVRGEVASLGADCIAKEMRAEHHEELSRLLKAAGFEDDDTSSYTRYGSARQLYHFHVDNTEVY from the coding sequence ATGGACGAGGTGATGACCTTCGATTTGGCGTCCACACCGCTGCGCGAGGTCAACGCCGCCCTACACGCGCCGGGCCTGTCCGGTGAAGTCGCGATCACCAACCCCGCCGGCGCACACAATGTCGCGGTCGGCGTCGACGCCCCGATCCGAGTCCGGATCGACGGTCACGTCGGCTACTACGCCGCTGGGATGAACAAGCAAGCGGAGGTCATCGTCGACGGCAACGCGGGGACCGGAGTGGCCGAGAACATGATGAGCGGCACCGTCTGGGTCAAGGGCAATGCGTCCCAGTCCGCCGGCGCCACCGCACACGGCGGCCTGTTGGTGATCGAAGGCGATGCCGCTGCGCGCTGCGGGATCTCGATGAAAGGAGCCGACATCGTGGTCGGCGGCAGCGTCGGACACATGAGCGCGTTCATGGCCCAGGCGGGACGACTGGTGATCCGCGGCGATGCCGGTGAGGCACTGGGTGATTCGATCTACGAGGCCCGCCTGTACGTTCGCGGCGAGGTCGCCTCGCTCGGGGCGGACTGCATCGCCAAGGAGATGCGCGCCGAGCACCACGAAGAACTCAGCCGCCTGCTCAAGGCCGCCGGATTCGAGGACGATGACACCAGCTCCTACACCCGCTACGGCTCGGCACGCCAGCTATACCACTTCCACGTCGACAACACAGAAGTGTACTGA
- a CDS encoding FMN-binding glutamate synthase family protein, whose amino-acid sequence MTYAEDDRARLGLRESATFDRATIAGIQRAADTGIYDIRGWGAKRALPHFDDLLFLGASMSRYPLEGYRERCGTDVVLGDRHAKHPLHLDIPVTIAGMSFGALSGPAKEALGRGASEVGTSTTTGDGGMTPEERGQSKTLVYQYLPSRYGMNPDDLRKADAIEVVLGQGAKPGGGGMLLGQKISERVAGMRTLPEGIDQRSACRHPDWTGPDDLTIKINELRELTDWEKPIYVKVGATRTYYDVKLAVAAGADVVVVDGMQGGTAATQDVFIEHVGIPTLAAVPQAVQALSELGVHRKVQLIVSGGIRTGADVAKAMALGADAVAIGTAALIALGDNDPKYAAEYEKLGSAAGFYDDFQDGRDPAGISTQDPELAARLDPIEGGRRLANYLRVLTMEAQTIARACGKAHLLHLEPEDLVAVTIEAAAMARVPLAGTSWIPGAGL is encoded by the coding sequence TTGACATACGCAGAAGACGACCGCGCCCGCCTCGGCCTGCGCGAGTCAGCAACCTTCGACCGGGCCACGATCGCCGGCATCCAACGAGCCGCCGACACCGGTATCTACGACATCCGCGGCTGGGGCGCCAAACGCGCACTCCCCCACTTCGACGACCTGCTGTTCCTCGGCGCATCGATGTCGCGCTACCCGCTGGAGGGCTACCGCGAGCGATGCGGTACCGACGTCGTACTCGGCGACCGACACGCCAAACACCCACTGCACCTGGACATCCCGGTGACAATCGCGGGCATGTCATTCGGCGCGTTGTCCGGGCCGGCCAAGGAGGCGCTCGGTCGCGGCGCCAGCGAGGTCGGCACGTCGACCACCACCGGCGACGGCGGTATGACCCCGGAAGAACGCGGACAGTCGAAAACTCTCGTCTACCAATACCTTCCGTCGCGGTACGGGATGAACCCCGACGATCTCCGCAAAGCCGACGCCATCGAGGTCGTGCTCGGCCAGGGCGCCAAGCCCGGTGGCGGCGGAATGCTGCTGGGACAGAAGATCTCCGAACGGGTGGCCGGTATGCGGACACTCCCCGAAGGCATCGACCAGCGCTCCGCCTGCAGGCATCCGGACTGGACCGGGCCAGACGACCTGACCATCAAGATCAACGAACTGCGCGAGCTCACCGACTGGGAGAAGCCGATCTACGTCAAGGTCGGCGCCACCCGCACCTACTACGACGTGAAATTGGCGGTGGCGGCGGGCGCTGACGTAGTCGTCGTCGACGGTATGCAGGGGGGCACCGCGGCCACTCAGGACGTGTTCATCGAGCATGTCGGCATCCCCACGTTGGCCGCGGTTCCACAAGCGGTGCAGGCACTCTCCGAACTCGGCGTGCATCGCAAGGTGCAGCTGATCGTGTCGGGCGGAATTCGGACCGGGGCCGACGTCGCCAAGGCGATGGCCCTGGGCGCCGACGCGGTGGCGATCGGTACCGCGGCGCTGATCGCGCTGGGGGACAACGACCCGAAGTACGCTGCCGAATACGAAAAGCTCGGTAGCGCAGCCGGTTTCTACGACGACTTCCAAGACGGTCGCGACCCGGCCGGTATCAGCACCCAGGATCCCGAGCTTGCGGCCCGACTCGACCCGATCGAGGGCGGTCGCCGCCTGGCCAATTACCTGCGGGTGCTGACCATGGAGGCCCAGACCATCGCGCGCGCGTGCGGTAAGGCACACCTGCTGCACCTGGAACCCGAAGACCTCGTCGCGGTGACCATCGAGGCCGCCGCGATGGCGCGGGTGCCGCTGGCGGGTACGTCGTGGATTCCCGGAGCGGGGCTGTGA